ACAAGGATTATTCGTATGAGTTCTATGATGATCAAAGGGTGAGTGACTTCTTTGCTGAACATTTTGATGAGCGTATTAATAAAGCCTATCATCGTCTTCAGATAGGGGCCGCTAAAGCAGATTTCTTTCGCTATGCTGTTTTGTATATATATGGAGGCATTTATATAGATTTAGATAGTGATTTGTTAGTTTCTATCGATAAATATCTAAATAAGGATGACGTTGCGGTAATAACGCATGAGAATAATAGGAGCCTATATGCACAATGGGCACTGATCTTTGATAAGGGACATCCTTTTTTAAAAAGAACGATGGAACTGATTGTGGATAATATTGAACAGAATCGATTTCCACACGATGTGCATGCGATGACAGGACCAACAGTTTATACATTAGCGATTAATGAGGTTCTGAAAGAAAATCCGAGTGTGGCGTATCGCTGCATTGAAGATGATTATAAGGGATTACTGAAATTTAAGTATAAATTAGGCAAACTTATGATTTATAAAGACAAGTCTAACCATTGGAAGAAACTGCAACTGCGTATTCCTGTTGTAAAGCCTGATAAGGACTTTTAGGTTTGTTTATTTTAAGGGAGAGTTATTTTTACTTATTTTTGAGGAAAAGCATTGCACATCGATGAATTTCAAAAGAATCTTTTTGCGAAATAAGAATAATAAGATTTACTATTATATTAAAGCAATTCTTAGAGAGCTAGTTCCTGGAAGCCTTTCGCAAGCCCAACTGAAAAAGCATTTAAATAGCGCATATTATCGCAAAAATGCTACATATATTGATGATAGGGTAAATTATTACAATAAGTTGGAAAGGCTTGAGCCGTTAGATCAGGACGCAATTGAAATAGGGAAATATCGAGTGCCAGAACGCATACGCGTTTATTATTTCGACAGTAAGGAGTATTTACGTTTTTTTAACCCCCAATTGCGATTCAGTATTTTGCCCGGTGATATCATTCATGTTCCCTTACATCCGACTTTACTAAAGAGCCGACCTATTCATGGCAATAACAGCAATGCAGTAGTCTTAAATTTGGATAAGGCAAGACATTTTAATTTTCTTCATGACGATGTGTCTTTTGATAAAAAAATAGATATGTTGGTCGGAAGGAGTGGTTTTGGACAGGTTCATCGTAATAGATTCTACCAATTGTATCATGATCATCCATTGTGTAATATCAAAAAGGCAAATAGATCTTCCGATAAGGATTATTTATCCATCGCAGAGCACCTTGAATATAAATTTATTTTGGCGCTTGAGGGAAATGATGTTGCGACAAACTTGAAGTGGATTATGTCCTCTAATTCTATTGCGGTGATGCCTATGCCTAAATATGAGACTTGGTTTATGGAGGGACGCCTAATTCCAGATTTTCATTTTATTTGTATTAAAGATGATTATTCTGATTTGGAAGAAAAATTACGCTATTTTATGGCAGATGATAATGCGGCTAAGGTGATTGTAAAAAATGCGCATGAATATATTGCGCAGTTTAAAAATAAAAAAATAGAGGATTTAATCGCATTAAAAGTCTTAGATAAATACTTTACGCATACTATTCAGCCTAAATTACAATAAGGACTTATAACAGTTTAATAGTTCTGATGCAATTTTTTCATCATTAAATTTTTGAGCATAGAGACGTCCCTGCGCAATCATGCTGGCGCCGGTTTGGGAATCGCCGAGAATACCTTTGATCGCTAGATTTATTTCGTCGACATTTGAAGGATCGATATAACAAGACGATGGTCCACCAGCTTCCGGAAATACACCCGAATTGGTTGTAATGACAGGGGTGCCAGCATATAAGGCTTCAATGATAGGAATACCAAAGCCTTCAAAGATAGAGGGGTATATAAAAATTGATGCCATCGAATAAATGGTCGATAGTTCTTCAATAGTGAAACCCTGTTTTATAATGACTTTGCTCTCCAATTTATTGGCTACGATATATTTGTTAATTTCCTCAAGATAGGGGGTTTTCTTACCAATTATTAATAATGGGATATCGATATCCTGAATAGCCTTTACAATTTGTAAAACATTTTTTCGTTTTTCAATTGAACCCACATTTAATAGGAAGTCTTTGGGTAAATTATATTTTAACCTTAATTTTTCCTGCTCTTCGGCGCTTTTTGGGACCTTGAAAGCCGGATGACAACCCTGATAAATGACCTCAATCTTATGTTCGGGAATTGCGTAATAATCGATGATATCCGATTTAGTCTGTTCACTAATTGCAATAATTTTATCAGCGTGATTAACAGCTAATTGAAATTTCTTGTTGTATATCCAACGATCTATTGGTTTATAGAGTTCGGGATAGCGTAAGAAGATTAAATCATGTATCGTGACAACGGATTTAATTCCACGGGCTTTTAAACCCCTTGGTATTTCTCCTGTAAGGCCATGAAAGAGTTCTACGCCATCGTTAAGTAGGTCAGATGCTATTCCGAAGCTTCGCCAAAGTGCGGGAAAAGCACGGTTAAATGTAGTTTTGGGTAGACGAATTTTTTCTTCAATAAGTGCCTTCTTCGAAAGATCATTATTACCCAATCTTGGCGTATATTTCAAATAAGTATGCTCAGGATAGTATTGCTCCAGAATACGGATGAGATCTCTACTATAATTACCTAAGCCTGTCCGATTGAGAAAATATCGTTTAGCATCGAATCCAATTGTTATCATGCCTGACTTGGTTTTAGTTTTCTTTAAAAATGTTTTCAAATTTACTTAATACCAAATCCCAATTATAATATTTAGAAACATATTCTTTCGCTTTTGCCTCAATGATGTTCTTATCTGTATTTGGATCTTGCAAATATGTAATAATTGAACTTAAGGAGTTGAAGGAATCATAACAGAAAACAGCTCCACTTTTGCGTTCATGCTCGACCATAACATCACACTTTTTGTTACCAATGACCGGTTTACCCAAGTGGAGCGCTTCTAATGTCAATAGTGATAAGCTTTCGGCGAGTGAGGGATTAATAATGGCAAAGCTTTGTTGCATTAGCGCTTTTTTTTCTTCCTCGCTTACAAAACCAGTATAGATGATATCGGGATCTTGCTCAACATTCATGGTATTTTCTCCTGTAAGTACAAGTTGCAAGTCGATCTGTTTTTCTGATTTTAATTTCAGAAAATAGGCCATAAAATTGTTGATTTTGACTGGCGTAATGCGGCCACAATAAAGTAAGTATGGTGATTTGATCTGATATTTGGCACTGATCGT
The DNA window shown above is from Sphingobacterium thalpophilum and carries:
- a CDS encoding glycosyltransferase family 32 protein, which codes for MGIPKNIFQTFKDNKIPWLTKLYIRSFLKKNKDYSYEFYDDQRVSDFFAEHFDERINKAYHRLQIGAAKADFFRYAVLYIYGGIYIDLDSDLLVSIDKYLNKDDVAVITHENNRSLYAQWALIFDKGHPFLKRTMELIVDNIEQNRFPHDVHAMTGPTVYTLAINEVLKENPSVAYRCIEDDYKGLLKFKYKLGKLMIYKDKSNHWKKLQLRIPVVKPDKDF
- a CDS encoding glycosyl transferase family 90, which encodes MNFKRIFLRNKNNKIYYYIKAILRELVPGSLSQAQLKKHLNSAYYRKNATYIDDRVNYYNKLERLEPLDQDAIEIGKYRVPERIRVYYFDSKEYLRFFNPQLRFSILPGDIIHVPLHPTLLKSRPIHGNNSNAVVLNLDKARHFNFLHDDVSFDKKIDMLVGRSGFGQVHRNRFYQLYHDHPLCNIKKANRSSDKDYLSIAEHLEYKFILALEGNDVATNLKWIMSSNSIAVMPMPKYETWFMEGRLIPDFHFICIKDDYSDLEEKLRYFMADDNAAKVIVKNAHEYIAQFKNKKIEDLIALKVLDKYFTHTIQPKLQ
- a CDS encoding glycosyltransferase family 1 protein; protein product: MITIGFDAKRYFLNRTGLGNYSRDLIRILEQYYPEHTYLKYTPRLGNNDLSKKALIEEKIRLPKTTFNRAFPALWRSFGIASDLLNDGVELFHGLTGEIPRGLKARGIKSVVTIHDLIFLRYPELYKPIDRWIYNKKFQLAVNHADKIIAISEQTKSDIIDYYAIPEHKIEVIYQGCHPAFKVPKSAEEQEKLRLKYNLPKDFLLNVGSIEKRKNVLQIVKAIQDIDIPLLIIGKKTPYLEEINKYIVANKLESKVIIKQGFTIEELSTIYSMASIFIYPSIFEGFGIPIIEALYAGTPVITTNSGVFPEAGGPSSCYIDPSNVDEINLAIKGILGDSQTGASMIAQGRLYAQKFNDEKIASELLNCYKSLL